The proteins below come from a single Chrysoperla carnea chromosome 1, inChrCarn1.1, whole genome shotgun sequence genomic window:
- the LOC123292014 gene encoding uncharacterized protein LOC123292014 translates to MGCIKSKAACKDSQGKKAGNWIAASKGEVPKKAMIGGYLSNDNLYVVRAKRGGARLISGYLRPKDKAATIAAGLTYKIEDYEVLCNAKAKWKSINLKSEEIPSKAIYGGIEPNNQDNKTYIGRVQRGNDCIIGNLDPYLKRIFIPYQDREEEFASGDVLVMKNENVHFSINIKLTIKNIYIKLINARMQSLTKYVYKNYTY, encoded by the exons ATGGGATGTATAAA ATCAAAAGCAGCATGTAAGGATTCACAAGGGAAGAAGGCTGGAAATTGGATTGCAGCATCAAAAGGCGAAGTACCTAAAAAAGCAATGATTGGAGGCTACCTTTCCAACGATAATTTATATGTTGTTCGTGCCAAACGCGGTGGTGCTAGATTGATCAGTGGATATCTGAGACCCAAGGATAAAGCAGCAACCATTGCAGCGGGCTTGACTTATAAAATTGAGGATTACgaa gTGCTTTGTAACGCTAAAGCAAAATGGAagtcaataaatttgaaatcagAAGAGATTCCTTCTAAAGCAATTTATGGAGGAATAGAGCCAAACAACCAAGATAATAAAACGTATATTGGACGTGTTCAAAGAGGAAATGACTGTATCATTGGAAACCTTGATCCttatttgaaaagaatattCATACCATATCAAGACCGTGAAGAAGAGTTTGCTAGCGGTGATGTATTAGTTATGAA aaATGAAAATGTACACTTcagtattaatattaaactaacaattaaaaatatttatattaaattaataaatgccCGCATGCAGAGTCTGActaaatatgtatacaaaaattatacatattag
- the LOC123292024 gene encoding cytochrome P450 4C1-like, which produces MEDIAHLLMEKIPKYYPMFRVWLGPIPLIVVIEPEIIQKVLVQSLEKSWFVKKFASDMAGDSILTSKGSTMGVDIDIHNDGISYFHAIQSGFHLAFDRGFRPWKHPDIIYNLTEDSKKMRENRKIINGLTSKIISEKRNKQKNFRINDSLNENNNTVKNTFQKPLLDYLIDITENSTKFTDEHLRDEINLIIIAGYETTANALSFVLLNLAAHKDIQQKVYDELQIILGKDSSRMIELYDLPKLTYMEMVIKETLRLYTTVPLILRQPTTDIKIGDYIIPKGCTCVIPIICLHRDEKIWENPLKFDPERFTPQNIKTRHPYAYIPFSNGPRNCIGDKYAMLFMKTLLSILLTRFEFHTHLKMNELKFQFELSLKLVGGHQVRITPRNVKHEI; this is translated from the exons ATGGAAG atattGCGCATCTGTTAATGGAAAAAATTCCTAAATATTATCCAATGTTTAGAGTATGGTTAGGACCAATACCACTTATAGTAGTTATTGAACCAGAAATCATACAAAAGGTTTTGGTTCAAAGCTTAGAAAAATCGTGGTTTGTGAAGAAATTTGCCTCAGATATGGCTGGAGATTCTATTTTAACATCAAAGG GTTCCACAATGGGCGTAGATATTGATATTCATAATGATGGAATATCATATTTTCACGCAATTCAAAG tggATTTCATTTGGCATTCGACAGAGGTTTTCGCCCTTGGAAACATCccgatattatttataatttaacagaAGATTCTAAGAAAATGAGGGAAAATAGGAAAATTATTAATGGATTGACTAGTAAA atAATTTccgaaaaaagaaataaacaaaagaattttAGAATTAATGATAGTTtgaacgaaaataataatactgtaaaaaatacttttcaaaagcCATTATTAGATTATTTGATAGATATTACAGAAAATAGTACTAAGTTTACTGATGAACATCTTCgagatgaaattaatttaataataattgct GGCTATGAAACAACAGCAAATGCTTTAAGCTTTGTTCTATTAAATTTAGCCGCGCATAAAGATATTCAACAAAAAGTCTATGATGAATTGCAAATAATTCTTGGTAAAGATTCGAGTCGCATGATTGAATTGTATGATTTACCCAAATTAACATACATGGAAATGGTTATAAAAGAGACATTGCGATTATATACAACTGTACCATTAATATTAAGGCAACCAACTACCGACATTAAaatag GTGATTATATAATTCCAAAAGGTTGTACTTGTGTTATTCCGATAATTTGTTTACATCGTGATGAAAAGATATGGGAGAatccattaaaatttgatccagAGCGATTTACAccgcaaaatataaaaacacgACATCCGTATGCTTATATACCATTTAGTAATGGTCCTAGGAATTGTATTG GTGATAAATATGCCATGTTGTTTATGAAGACATTGTTATCTATATTGTTAACTCGATTTGAATTCCATACACAtctaaaaatgaatgaattaaaatttcaatttgagcTATCATTAAAATTAGTTGGTGGACATCAAGTTCGAATTACACCTAGAAATGtaaaacatgaaatttaa
- the LOC123305203 gene encoding cytochrome P450 4C1-like: MLVGNHEEITTIVLNKVQEYSPIFRVWLGPVPLIFTVKPEYIQEILNHGLEKAWIMKQAGYQLSGDSIMSSKVSKWKRNRSIVVRGFSPVLLKSYFKVFVEKNVILIENLNKKLNDDKPFDIFDYISKTTMDAVCGSTLGYDVNAQNSNSSYYNAVQNLFFLMFERIFHPWKLADIYYKFTEDGKQSEKNRDVILGLASKIITEKRKIQYENAMQNHTLEIQDIKKNVFNKPLLDYLIDITENNQEFDNEQLRDEINIVILGGYETSANALSYVLLNLAAHKDIQEKVCEELFEVLDGDLNRPIEIDDLPKLKYMDMVLKESMRLYSTVPIIAREITKDIQMGDFLIPKGSTCVIPILSLHRDHNLWKEPLKFDPERFTPENMKGRHPYAYIPFGGGPRNCIGIRYASMFMKTLLATLLCRYEFHTDLNLNELKMQMEVSLKLVGGHQVRITSRIKN; this comes from the exons ATGTTAGTTGGAAATCATGAag aaataactaccattgtattaaataaagtaCAAGAATATTCGCCGATATTTCGAGTGTGGCTGGGTCCTGTTCCACttatttttacagttaaaccagaatatattcaagaaatattaaatCATGGTTTAGAAAAAGCATGGATAATGAAACAAGCTGGTTATCAATTATCTGGCGATTCAATTATGTCATCAAAAG taTCGAAATGGAAACGTAATCGTAGTATTGTAGTACGAGGATTCAGCCCTGTACTattgaaatcatattttaaagtatttgtcgaaaaaaatgtaatattgattgaaaatcttaacaaaaaattaaatgatgatAAACCATTTGACATATTTGATTACATATCAAAAACTACAATGGATGCAGTATGTG GTTCTACATTGGGATACGATGTAAACGCCCAAAATAGTAATTCGTCTTATTATAATGCCGTTCAAAA tttatttttcttaatgttTGAAAGAATTTTCCATCCTTGGAAATTAGCTGACATATATTATAAGTTCACCGAAGATGGTAAACAATCTGAAAAAAATCGAGATGTGATTTTGGGATTAGCTAGTAAA ataataacagaaaaaagaaaaatccaaTATGAAAATGCTATGCAAAACCATACTCTTGAAATTCAGGATATTAAAaagaatgtatttaataaaccTTTGTTAGACTACTTAATAGATATTACGGAGAACAATCAAGAATTTGATAATGAACAACTTCGGgatgaaattaatattgtaatattaggt ggcTATGAAACATCAGCTAATGCTTTAAGCTATGTGCTTCTAAATTTAGCTGCACAtaaagatattcaagaaaaagttTGTGAGGAATTATTTGAAGTTCTTGACGGTGATCTCAATCGTCCAATTGAAATAGACGActtaccaaaattaaaatatatggaTATGGTCTTAAAAGAATCAATGCGATTATATTCAACAGTTCCAATAATTGCAAGAGAAATAACGAAAGACATTCAAATGG GGGATTTTCTCATTCCTAAAGGTTCAACTTGTGTTATACCAATTCTAAGTTTACATCGTGATCATAATTTATGGAAGGAACCATTAAAGTTTGATCCAGAACGATTTACTCCAGAAAATATGAAAGGTCGCCATCCGTATGCGTACATTCCATTTGGTGGTGGACCAAGGAATTGCATtg GTATACGATATGCTTCGATGTTTATGAAAACATTATTAGCAACGTTATTATGTCGATATGAATTTCatactgatttaaatttaaatgaattaaaaatgcaaatggAGGTTTCGTTAAAGCTAGTTGGTGGACATCAAGTGCGAATTACATCCcgtattaaaaactaa